From a region of the Eulemur rufifrons isolate Redbay chromosome 7, OSU_ERuf_1, whole genome shotgun sequence genome:
- the LOC138385687 gene encoding keratin-associated protein 13-1-like: MSYNCCSGNFSSRSFGDCLRYPNFSCGSSFPSNLVYSTNLCSPRTCQLGSSLYSGCQKTCCEPTTSIRTSYVVSSPCQTSCSRPRTSLLCSPCQATYSPSLGFGSSSCRSLGYGSRSCYSLGCRSSGFRPLNYRGCGFSSLGCGYGFSRPNYLASRSRQSSCYRPTCASGFYRSTY; this comes from the coding sequence ATGTCCTACAACTGCTGCTCCGGAAACTTCTCCTCCCGCTCCTTTGGGGACTGCCTGCGCTACCCAAACTTCTCCTGTGGCTCTTCCTTCCCCAGCAACCTGGTCTACAGCACTAACCTCTGCTCCCCCAGAACCTGCCAGCTGGGCTCCTCTCTCTACAGTGGCTGTCAGAAGACTTGCTGTGAGCCCACCACCAGCATCCGGACATCCTATGTGGTGTCCAGTCCCTGCCAGACATCCTGCTCCCGCCCGAGGACCTCCTTGCTCTGCAGTCCCTGCCAGGCAACTTATTCTCCATCTCTGGGCTTTGGGTCCAGCAGCTGCCGCTCCCTGGGCTATGGATCAAGGAGCTGTTACTCCCTGGGCTGTAGATCCAGTGGCTTCAGACCCCTGAATTATAGAGGCTGTGGCTTCTCTTCCTTAGGCTGTGGATATGGATTCAGTCGCCCAAACTACTTGGCATCTAGGAGCCGCCAGTCTTCTTGTTACAGACCAACCTGTGCATCTGGCTTCTACCGATCAACTTATTAa
- the KRTAP27-1 gene encoding keratin-associated protein 27-1, producing the protein MPHSHCCSLRSFQNAPPLSAIVHGSNPISFEDGFCLPSSYHSRTWLLDNFQETCSETTSCQLTNCEQNLSTEDSCVQSTCLPGIVQTTYSNSKPCERTTCHSESSSAVLECVSQPCQSEKSQQMGFVVQSCQPEGHVEKCCSPKTSTSKSCQTQECESSQYQSQNSESSSCRPLVNVAPEPQLLESSSGTYKPTCCVTGGLQLPSK; encoded by the coding sequence ATGCCTCATAGTCACTGCTGCTCACTCAGGAGCTTCCAAAATGCCCCACCACTCTCTGCCATCGTACATGGCTCTAATCCTATAAGCTTTGAAGATGGATTTTGTTTGCCTAGCAGCTACCATAGCAGAACCTGGCTCCTGGACAACTTTCAAGAAACCTGCAGTGAAACCACCAGTTGCCAACTGACCAATTGTGAACAGAACCTGTCCACAGAAGACAGCTGTGTGCAAAGTACCTGCCTCCCTGGAATTGTGCAAACAACTTATTCAAATTCCAAGCCCTGTGAAAGGACAACATGCCACTCAGAAAGTTCCTCAGCAGTGTTAGAGTGTGTTTCTCAGCCTTGCCAGTCAGAAAAGAGTCAGCAAATGGGTTTTGTAGTCCAGAGCTGCCAACCTGAGGGCCACGTGGAAAAGTGCTGTTCACCTAAGACTTCTACGTCTAAGAGTTGCCAAACTCAGGAATGTGAATCCAGCCAATACCAGTCTCAGAACTCTGAATCCAGTTCCTGTAGACCTTTGGTCAATGTTGCACCTGAGCCTCAACTCCTGGAATCTTCTTCTGGCACCTATAAACCAACTTGCTGTGTTACTGGTGGTTTGCAATTGCCTAGTAAGTGA